Proteins from a genomic interval of Rosa chinensis cultivar Old Blush chromosome 2, RchiOBHm-V2, whole genome shotgun sequence:
- the LOC112186512 gene encoding alanine--glyoxylate aminotransferase 2 homolog 1, mitochondrial has translation MAFHRHLFRSVMKPKIGGARVSFSTVQSATADEAAVPSLPPFDYEPRPYNGPRADQVFEKRKKFLGPSLFHFYQKPINIVEGKMQYLFDEDGRRYLDAFAGIVTVSCGHCHPVVLNAIMEQSRLLQHATTIYLHHTIADFAEALASKMPGNLKVVYFVNSGTEANELAMLMARLYSGSLGMIALRNAYHGGSSNTIGLTALNTWKYPIPQGEIHHVVNPDPYRGVFGSDAKSYAEDVQDHIDYGTSGKVAGFISETIQGVGGAVELAPGYLKMVYDIVRKAGGVCIADEVQTGFGRTGSHYWGFETQGVIPDIVTMAKGIGNGLPLGAVVTTPEIASVLAQKTHFNTYGGNPVCSAGGLAVLKVIDEEKRQTHSADVGSHLLGRLRDLQQRHDIIGDVRGRGLMVGVELVTDRTEKTPAKAETAVLFENLRELGILVGKGGLHGNVFRVKPPMCFTKDDADFLVDAMDYSMSKL, from the exons ATGGCGTTTCACAGGCACCTTTTCAGAAGCGTTATGAAACCCAAGATTGGTGGTGCTAGGGTGTCTTTCTCTACCGTTCAATCTGCCACTGCTGACGAAGCAGCTGTGCCTTCTTTGCCGCCGTTCGATTACGAGCCGAGGCCCTACAATGGGCCACGCGCCGATCAGGTCTTCGAGAAGCGGAAGAAGTTTCTGGGTCCTTCTCTTTTCCACTTCTACCAGAAGCCT ATCAATATCGTAGAAGGGAAGATGCAATATCTGTTTGATGAGGATGGCAGGCGCTACCTCGATGCTTTTGCTGGAATTGTGACTGTTTCTTGCGGACATTGTCATCCTGTTGTTTTGAATGCTATCATGGAGCAGAGCAGGCTTCTTCAGCATGCTACGACCATATACTTGCACCACACAATCGCAGATTTCGCAGAGGCATTGGCTTCAAAAATGCCTGGAAATTTGAAG GTGGTATACTTTGTAAATTCTGGGACAGAAGCAAATGAGTTGGCGATGCTGATGGCTCGTCTGTACAGTGGTAGTCTTGGCATGATTGCGTTGAGAAATGCATATCATGGTGGAAGTTCCAATACGATTGGTTTGACAGCGCTGAACACATGGAAGTATCCAATTCCACAG GGTGAAATTCATCACGTTGTAAATCCAGATCCATACCGTGGAGTCTTTGGCTCTGATGCCAAAAGTTATGCTGAAGATGTGCAAGATCACATTGATTATGGGACTTCTGGAAAAGTTGCTGGATTCATATCGGAAACAATTCAG GGAGTTGGAGGAGCAGTTGAATTGGCCCCTGGTTATTTGAAAATGGTTTATGACATTGTTCGAAAGGCTGGTGGTGTCTGCATCGCTGATGAAGTACAAACTGGGTTTGGCCGCACTGGAAGTCACTATTGGGGCTTTGAAACTCAGGGTGTCATTCCTGATATTGTAACTATGGCAAAG GGCATTGGAAATGGATTGCCCTTGGGAGCAGTGGTGACTACACCAGAAATCGCTAGTGTACTAGCACAAAAGACACATTTCAACACATATGGTGGAAACCCTGTATGCTCTGCTGGAGGGCTTGCAGTTCTTAAAGTTATTGATGAGGAGAAGCGTCAAACTCACTCCGCTGATGTTGGCTCTCACTTGCTTGGTCGTTTGAGAGATCTTCAGCAGAGACACGACA TCATTGGTGATGTGAGAGGCCGAGGATTGATGGTCGGAGTAGAGCTCGTGACCGACAGGACTGAAAAGACACCTGCTAAGGCAGAAACTGCGGTGTTGTTTGAAAACCTTAGAG AGCTGGGAATTCTGGTTGGGAAAGGAGGTCTACACGGCAACGTATTTAGGGTAAAACCACCAATGTGTTTTACCAAGGACGATGCAG ATTTTCTTGTAGATGCAATGGATTATTCCATGTCAAAGTTGTGA
- the LOC112186510 gene encoding pentatricopeptide repeat-containing protein At2g22070 has protein sequence MEAPNPLTTSSDFYAYHLQACLNKRHPFAGKSIHAQIIKSGLHLGVFLMNNLMNYYIKTGSYVDARNVFDEMPVRNKFSWNTILSGYTKQGRLDAAWGVFNEMPERDSVSWTAMIVGYNQMGRYGNAIRMFLDMVSDGVPVTQFTVTNILSACASIKGLDIGRKVHSFVVKLAVGSYVSVGNCLLNMYVKCGDPGTAQIVFDRMRLKNVSSWNHMIMLHMQCGRADLALAQFNQMTERDIVSWNSIIAGYNQHGLEMEAVATFLSMVKDSFLKPDKFTLASILSACANLEKLELGKQIHVLIIRAGLDTSEAVVNALISMYAKSGGLEIAEKVLEQCGTSDLNLIAFTSLLDGYIKVGDVNPARQIFDSLRECDVVAWTAMIVGYVQNGLNNDALELFRSMIEGGPRPNNYTLAAMLSVSSSLASLDYGKQIHASAIRTGEVSSVSVGNALITMYSKAGSISGAKQVFNLIDRNRDTVSWSSMIIALAQHGLGEESIELFEKMLSLGIRPDHVTYVGVLSACTHVGLVDQGRSYYNLMRSVHKIEPTHSHYACMVDLLGRAGLLQEAYDVIQNMPIEPDVIAWGSLLSACKLHKNVDLAKVAADKLLLIEPDNSGAYSALANLYSACGRWVDAAEVRKLMKNRRVKKGQGFSWLEYQNKVHVFGVDDGVHPQRDGIYKMMEKIWKEIKNIGFVPDTESVLHDVAEELKEKMLMHHSEKLAIAFGLINTPENSTLRIMKNLRVCNDCHSAIKFISKLVGREIILRDATRFHHFKNGTCSCRDYW, from the coding sequence ATGGAGGCCCCAAACCCTCTGACCACTTCGTCGGATTTCTACGCCTATCACCTCCAAGCATGCCTAAACAAGAGACACCCATTTGCCGGAAAATCCATCCATGCCCAGATCATCAAGTCAGGGCTTCACCTAGGTGTGTTCTTGATGAACAATCTCATGAACTATTACATCAAAACTGGGTCTTATGTCGATGCACGCAacgtgttcgatgaaatgcctgTGAGAAACAAGTTTTCATGGAACACGATTCTCTCTGGTTACACAAAGCAGGGAAGGCTCGATGCAGCTTGGGGTGTTTTTAATGAAATGCCTGAACGCGACTCGGTTTCGTGGACTGCGATGATTGTGGGTTATAATCAGATGGGGAGATATGGTAATGCGATTCGGATGTTCTTGGACATGGTTTCGGATGGAGTTCCTGTGACCCAGTTCACTGTTACTAACATTCTTTCGGCTTGCGCTTCGATTAAGGGTTTGGATATTGGTAGGAAGGTGCATTCCTTTGTTGTTAAGCTCGCAGTTGGCAGTTATGTTTCGGTTGGGAACTGCCTTTTAAATATGTATGTGAAATGTGGTGATCCGGGGACTGCACAGATTGTTTTTGATAGGATGAGATTGAAAAATGTATCGAGCTGGAATCATATGATTATGTTACATATGCAATGTGGTCGTGCAGACCTTGCTCTTGCACAGTTTAATCAAATGACGGAGCGCGACATTGTTTCTTGGAATTCAATTATTGCTGGATACAACCAGCATGGGCTCGAAATGGAAGCAGTGGCTACCTTCTTAAGTATGGTGAAGGATTCTTTTCTAAAGCCTGATAAGTTCACCTTGGCAAGCATCTTGTCAGCTTGTGCTAACCTTGAGAAGTTGGAACTTGGAAAACAAATACATGTTCTTATTATAAGAGCTGGATTGGACACATCCGAAGCAGTGGTTAATGCTTTGATTTCAATGTATGCCAAGTCTGGTGGGTTGGAAATTGCTGAAAAGGTTTTAGAGCAATGTGGGACTTCAGATCTCAATCTTATAGCTTTTACTTCCTTATTGGATGGATACATTAAGGTTGGGGATGTTAACCCAGCGAGACAGATATTTGACTCATTGAGAGAATGTGATGTGGTAGCATGGACAGCTATGATTGTCGGTTATGTGCAGAATGGGTTGAATAATGATGCTTTGGAGCTCTTTAGGTCAATGATAGAAGGAGGCCCCAGGCCAAACAACTACACCTTAGCAGCTATGTTAAGTGTCAGTTCAAGCTTGGCTTCTTTGGATTATGGAAAACAAATTCATGCAAGTGCTATACGAACAGGAGAAGTGTCTTCGGTTTCTGTGGGCAATGCTCTAATTACCATGTATTCCAAAGCTGGAAGCATCAGTGGTGCAAAGCAAGTTTTCAATCTGATTGACCGGAATAGAGATACTGTTTCTTGGAGTTCCATGATTATAGCCCTGGCTCAACATGGTCTTGGGGAAGAATCCATTGAACTATTTGAGAAGATGCTGTCACTTGGTATTAGGCCCGACCATGTAACTTATGTTGGGGTGCTCTCTGCTTGTACACATGTGGGGTTGGTCGACCAGGGCAGGAGCTACTATAATTTGATGAGGAGTGTACACAAGATTGAACCCACCCATAGCCATTATGCATGTATGGTTGATCTGCTTGGGCGTGCTGGGTTACTTCAAGAAGCATACGACGTGATACAAAATATGCCAATTGAACCTGATGTAATAGCTTGGGGTTCACTTTTATCTGCTTGTAAGCTTCATAAAAATGTTGATTTGGCTAAAGTTGCAGCAGACAAATTGCTCCTTATTGAACCAGACAACAGTGGGGCCTATTCAGCCCTTGCTAATTTGTATTCAGCTTGTGGAAGGTGGGTAGATGCTGCAGAAGTAAGAAAGCTAATGAAGAATAGGAGAGTGAAGAAAGGCCAAGGATTTAGTTGGCTTGAGTATCAGAACAAAGTCCATGTGTTTGGGGTTGATGATGGAGTTCACCCACAGAGAGATGGAATCTACAAGATGAtggagaaaatctggaaagaGATTAAAAATATCGGTTTTGTCCCTGATACTGAGTCAGTATTGCACGACGTTGCAGAAGAATTGAAGGAGAAGATGCTTATGCATCACAGTGAGAAACTTGCAATTGCATTTGGGCTAATAAATACTCCAGAGAACAGTACGCTGAGGATTATGAAGAACCTCAGAGTTTGTAATGATTGTCACTCTGCCATTAAATTTATATCCAAGCTTGTGGGAAGAGAAATCATTCTGAGAGACGCTACTCGTTTTCACCATTTTAAGAATGGGACTTGTTCTTGTCGGGACTATTGGTAG